TATTAAGTTTTTTTCTATTAAGGGTACTAAATTAGATAATGAAGTAGAGCATTCTATAGAAATAGAATTAGAAAAATGTTTAACGTGTGTTGATCCAAAAGAGTTAGGAAAAGCTAGTCGTATTGTTGATGCAGCTGGTCGTTATATAGAATTTTGCAAAGGAACTTTCCCTGCTCATCTCAGTTTAAGAAAATTAAAAATAATTGTAGATTGTGCTAATGGCGCTACTTATCATATAGCTCCAAGTGTGTTCCGTGAATTGGGCGCTAATGTGACTACTATTGCGTGTCGTCCAAATGGAGTTAATATTAATAAAGAATGTGGTACTACAGATATTCGGCAATTACGTGCCCATGTATTAGCAAAAAAAGCAGATTTAGGTATTGCTTATGACGGGGATGGAGACAGGGTCATTATGGTTGATCATTTTGGAAATAAAGTAGATGGTGATCAAATGCTATATATTATTGCTCGAGAAAAATTACATTGCAAGCAATTAACAGGCGGTATTGTAGGGACTCTTATGAGTAATATGGGGCTTGTATTGGCATTAAAACAGTTGAATATTCCTTTTATACGTTCTAATGTTGGCGATCGCTGTGTACTTGCAATGTTAAAAAAACAGGGTTGGAATATTGGAGGTGAAAATTCCGGGCATATTGTACTTTTAGATAAAACTACCACGGGAGATGGTATTATTGTTGCTCTTCAAGTATTATCCGCAATGGTAAATAATTGCGTAAGTTTACATGAATTATGCAACGATGTGTCTTTATTGCCTCAAATTTTAGTTAATGTATATTGTTCTAGTATTAAAAGCCCTTTAGAGTCTGATTTGGTTAGAAAAGAAACTAAAGCAGTAGAACAGGAGTTATCTGAACAAGGCCGCGTGTTACTGCGTCAGTCTGGTACTGAACCATATATTCGTATTATGGTGGAGGGAAATTGTTGTTATGGTAAAATATTATATTTAGCAAATAGGATCGCTTCTGTAATAAGATCGGAAATAAAATCAATACAATAGTCATTTACTTTAAATATTATGCGTATATTGAATAATTATAATATAAGTGAGTTATGTAGTATTTTTATATAAAAAGAAATATTAGTAGTTTCGGAAATTATTTATTTTTTTAAACATAAAATGTTTGTATAAGGCGATATAATATCATGTATCATTTTTTTTTGGTTATATTTTTAATTATAGCAATAGCTCTAATCACGTTGATTATGTTGCAACAAAACAAAAGTAATGATTCAGGAGGCATGTTTAGTAGTCGTTCTTTAGGAGATATGTTAGGTTCAGGAGGTATCAATAATGGTATAACGTGTTTAATAGTAATTTTAGCTATATTATTTTTTTTATTTAGTTTGTTATTGGGAAATATAAATAGCAAACAAAATCAAAAGTATATTCAAAATAATATACAAAATAGTCAATTGCAAGATTGATAAAATTATATAAATTTTAAGCGTAAGTTTTTCAACAACAAATTAATTAAGATATCTTTTTATATGTAATAAAAAGATATAAAATATGTGTAACCGGAAATGTATATATAAATTAAAGTATTACTATGAGATATCGATATTATCGATGGTTGTTAATAACCGAGGTGGTGGAATTGGTAGACACGCTACTTTGAGGTGGTAGTTCTCTTATTTGAGATTACGGGTTCAAGTCCCGTCCTCGGTATTGTTTTGTAATATAAATAATTTGCTTTTTCGGAGTTATATGGTATACAATTCCTATTGTTTTAGTACAGGCGCGGGGTGGAGCAGTATGGCAGCTCGTCGGGCTCATAACCCGAAGGTCGTTGGTTCAAATCCGACCCCCGCAACCGTATCAAGTAGGTTACTTTGTTTGTACTTATAGGAAATATAATACGTGTTGTGTGTTATACCAAGCCTGATTAAGGCTGGTATTGTAGTTTAAGAATAATGGAAAATATGTTGATATTATTAGGAACTAC
This genomic interval from Candidatus Blochmanniella pennsylvanica str. BPEN contains the following:
- the secG gene encoding preprotein translocase subunit SecG yields the protein MYHFFLVIFLIIAIALITLIMLQQNKSNDSGGMFSSRSLGDMLGSGGINNGITCLIVILAILFFLFSLLLGNINSKQNQKYIQNNIQNSQLQD
- the glmM gene encoding phosphoglucosamine mutase, translating into MKRRKYFGTDGIRGKVGSMPITPDFILKLGWAAGKVLSRFSGGRSNYIIIGKDTRISGYMLESALESGLAAAGLSAALTGPMPTPAIAYLTRTFRAEAGIVISASHNPFYDNGIKFFSIKGTKLDNEVEHSIEIELEKCLTCVDPKELGKASRIVDAAGRYIEFCKGTFPAHLSLRKLKIIVDCANGATYHIAPSVFRELGANVTTIACRPNGVNINKECGTTDIRQLRAHVLAKKADLGIAYDGDGDRVIMVDHFGNKVDGDQMLYIIAREKLHCKQLTGGIVGTLMSNMGLVLALKQLNIPFIRSNVGDRCVLAMLKKQGWNIGGENSGHIVLLDKTTTGDGIIVALQVLSAMVNNCVSLHELCNDVSLLPQILVNVYCSSIKSPLESDLVRKETKAVEQELSEQGRVLLRQSGTEPYIRIMVEGNCCYGKILYLANRIASVIRSEIKSIQ